The genomic interval TCCCCTGAAGGGGAGGGGCTCGGCCCGGATCGCGCTTCAGAACAGCTTGCGCACCCCGACCCGGACCGAGCGGCCGATGGGGTCGAGATAGGCGGGCTGGAAGCGGTTGGGCGTATCGCCGTTGCGGTCGGTGACGTTGATCCGGTCGTTCAGCAGGTTCTCGACCGTGACATTGACGTTCAGCCCCTTGGTCCAGGGCCGGTCGAGGATCTTGTCGACCTTGAGGAAGCTGTACAGGACCAGCCAGGTCCGGCCGGAAAAGCGCAGGTCGGACGCGGCGATGTCGCTGCGGATACGGGTCGGCCCCTGGACGCGGCCATAAAGGCCGAGATTGAACAGGCCATAGTTGACATAGCCGTTCAGCTCGACATCCCAGCGCGGGCGGCCCCCGGTGCCGTTCAGCGTCGCCCCGTCCAGCAGGTCGAGCACCGGCCCGCCGCTGCGCAGGGTCAGCCGGTCCTCCAGCCGGTAATTGGTCGTCGCCGACACCGACAGGAATCCCGGCTCCTTGCGCGGGCGGGGCGGCGGGGCGGTCTTTGCCGCATCGGGGGAGGGGGCCGCGGCGGGCGGGGGCGGGGTCTTGCCCAGCCGGGTCTGGAGATTGACCGCGATCCGCAGCTTGCGCTCCCGCTCGAACGCCAGATTGACCGGGCGCAGATCGACGCTGACCAACTGCCCCAGCGCGTCGGGACGAACAGGTCGGGAAAGACGCGCTGAAAGGCCGGCGTCGCCCCGCCCAGCGAAGCCGCCTGATTGTCGATCCGCGTGTCGAGATAATCCAGGCCGAAGCGGATTTCCTTGTCCCTGACCGGCTGGACCGCGATGCCCAGCGTCGTGACCCGCCGCTTTTCGGGCGCCAGATCGGGATTGCCGCCCATGATCGTGGTGACCAGCGTCGAGCGCCCCGTCACGAAGTCGAAAAAGGGGATGTTGGGCGTCGCCAGCACCGGCGCGACCAGTTGCGTCATGGCGGGCGCGGCCTGTGCGATGTTGACCGAGGCGCTGAACTGGACGGGGCGGAACGGCGTCCAGTTCAGCCCGATATTGGAATTGCTCAGCCGCCCGAAATCCGACACCTGCGACACACCCGCCATGCCGTCCAACTGCAATTCGCCGAGAAAGCCCAGCGAGCCCTCGCGCGCCGAGGCGAGGGGCAGGCTGGCATTGACGCTGGCCCCGCGCGTAGTGCGGCCGACCCCGTCGTCGGGCAGCGCCAGGCTGGTGGTCGCGCGGCTGTCGATCCGGGCATAATCGGTGGTGACGGTCAGCAGCGCGTCGCCGGCGGGCAGATGGACGACGGGGCCGTCGGCGGTCGCCTTGATCCCCAGCGTGTCGGACGCCGCTCGGCTCCGGTTGCGGGTACGAAGGGCAGCGGTCGCGGGATCGATCGCCGCCATCGGGTCCCCGCCCGCATCGATCGCCGCCTGAAGCGCGTTCAGCGGCACTCCCGTCTCGGAATTGCTGCGCGACGCCAGCCGGTCGTAATTGCCGGTCACCGCCCAGCTCCAGCGGCGGACGGTGCCGGTCAGCGAACCGCCCGCGTGCAGCGCCATGCTGGTCGTCCGCTGGCGCAGCACGCTGTCGGGCAGATAGCGATAGAGGAGGGTGTCATCGGCGAAGGGAAAGCCCCCCAGCCCGCCGGGCACGCGCAGCAGGGCGGGGGACAGGCCGTTCAGCCCGCGCGTCTGGACCGCCGCCATCGACAGCATCACCGACCCCGACACCGTCTTGCCGAGCGGCGAGGCCAGGCTCGCCTCGCTATGGATCGTGTCGCTCAACGGCTGGAGCGTGCGATAGGGCCCCAGATCGGTGACCCCCGCCGGGCTGTTCGCATAGGCGGCAAGCGTGCCCCGCATCGCCGGATCGACCGGCACCCCGGCCACAGTGACGCTCCGCCCCGCCAGCAGGTCGAGGCGGGGGTCCAGGCTGGCCCCGTTCACGCCGGTCACATTGCCACCGCTCGCGAACAGCGTGTCGGGATCGGGCACGATATCGCGCTGGCTCTGCAACACCGGGTCCTGCCGCAGATGCGAGACGTTGAAGGTCAGGCGGCGCGGCCCGTCGATCCGGGCCGAGGTGACTTCGCTATATTTGGTGCCGCCCCCGCCCTCGGTGGTGATGCCGGGCAGGAGCTGGACCGTGACCGCGCGGAATCTCTTCTTGGTGATGAAGTTCATCACACGGACATTGGGCGGATAGCCGAAGCGCGCCGCCTCCTGCTCGGGCAATATCTCGATCCGCTCCATCGCCTCATAGGGCAGGCTCTGGAATTCGGCGAAGCCCGAGACGCGGCGTCCGTTGAGCAGCATCACCGGCTCGCCCCCGCCGGACGAACTGGTCAGCGCCTTCACCCGCTTGAGCAACTCGGTCAGGTTGGGGGCGCCCATGGCGTCCAGCGCCTGGGCATCCAGCACCGCGACCGGCTCGACCGCGCCGATGACGGAGCCGGGGATGCGCTTGCCGGTGACGGTGACTTCGGCGGGCGGAGCGCCCGTGTCGGTCTGGGCGAAGGCCGGGGCCGACAGGCCCAGGGCGACGACCGACCATGCCGCGCGGCGCTTCGGCCGCACGCTCCCCTTAGCTCGCATCGTCCAGCCACTCCCATCGCCGACGTGAAGGCGGCAGATACTGTGGCAACCATGTCACAATTATGGCATTTTTTGAGAGAAGCTTGACATACTCTCAAGACACTTCCGCGCGACAGAAAATATTGAGCATCAGGAGAGACTTGAACGAGCAGGGCAGCGCGGGGATTTTCTCATGCCGCCTCTTCGCATGCGGTGCGAACCCGCTCAGTTCGTCGGGACGACCGGTTCGGTGATCAGCGGGGCGGGGGCCCTTTTGCTGCGAAGGACGCCGCGCATCACGCGGACATAATGGTCCGCGCCATGCTCGATGGTGAAGCGTCGCGCCTGGTGCAGCGTGCGCCGGGCGTCCTGGGCGTGGGGACGCGCCGTGGCGATCGCGTCGGCGAAGGCGGCCTCGTCGCCGACCGGGACCAGGGTCCCCAGCGCGCCCTGCTGCAACAGCGCCGCCATCGACCGGCTGCAATCGGTGGCGATGATGCCGATATTGGCGGCCAGCCCCTCCAGGATCACCGCGGGCACGCCCTCATAGTGCGAGGACAGCAGCAGCATGTCGTACTGCCCCAGCAGCGCGGCGGGATTGGTGACATAGCCCCGGAAATCGACCCGGTCGGCGATGCCCAGCGTCACCGCCAGCGCCTCCAGCGCGGGTCGCTCCGGCCCGTCGCCGAACAGGGTCAGCGTATCGTGCGCGCGGGCCCCGCGTGCGAACCCGCGCAGCATCAGCGCGAGATTCTTCTGCGGGGCCAGCCGCGCGATGGTGACGAAGCGGCGTCCGTCCGAGCGGATCGGGGCGGGGAGCGGCTCGCGCAACGCCATGATCTGTGCCTCGGACAAGGCCGGGTCGGGGATGATCGCCACGCGGGCGGGGGAGACGCGCACGCCCTGCACGATCTCGGCGCGCATCGGCTTTTCCATGCCGACGAAATGGTCGATCGCCAGCCCCTGGATGCGCAGCCAGATACGATAGAAGGCCCGATAGAGCCGCGAGGCGTCGGTCCGGTCCAGATTGTTGCTGATCTTGGCAACCACCGGCGGGCAGTCGCGGCCCAGGATCAGCTTCAGCATCACCGCGACAAAGGCATAGGTGTTGCCCGCACAGAACAGCATGTCGGGCCGCACCGCGCGCACGACGCGCGGCAGGGTTAGGACCATCCAGATCGTCTCCCAATGCGCGATCCCCGGCCAGCGGCGGGGCGGCGTCACGAAATCAAGCCCCGCACCGACATCCTCGGCCATCGCGCCATCGGTCCGCCCCAGGAAGAGCGGCGCATCGATCCCCGTCTCCCGCCAGCGGCGGACGAGGCGCAGCGCGATCCGCTCCACCCCGCCGGGCTCGAAACTGTGCAGGAAGGTCAGGACGCGCAAAATGCCGCCCGCTTCGCCCGAAGCCGTGCCCCATCACCCGAACGTCGCGGAAATCGCCCCATCGCTCCACCCATAGATCGGCCAGGGAAAATGGTCGACACCGCCCCTATAATCGGTCGTGAAGCCTCTGTCATGTTGGGGGATTCTGTGGCCCGTCCCGTTTCGTCACTCGGGAGCGGATCGGCATTTATTTTTCACGCGAAGGCGCGAAGAATGTGTTCGCGCGGAGGCGCGGAGGACGCAGAGAGGTCGTGCACGGGGCGTCGGCAGTCCATTTTCCTCATCCGACGTTTTGGCGAGGCGCTGCCGCGCGAGCCTGATTCCTCTGCGCCCTCCGCGCCTCTGCGCGCAAAAAAAGGCGACGTCGCCCGGATTTCAGGCCGGATCGACATTCC from Sphingomonas sp. SORGH_AS_0879 carries:
- a CDS encoding TonB-dependent receptor domain-containing protein; protein product: MRPKRRAAWSVVALGLSAPAFAQTDTGAPPAEVTVTGKRIPGSVIGAVEPVAVLDAQALDAMGAPNLTELLKRVKALTSSSGGGEPVMLLNGRRVSGFAEFQSLPYEAMERIEILPEQEAARFGYPPNVRVMNFITKKRFRAVTVQLLPGITTEGGGGTKYSEVTSARIDGPRRLTFNVSHLRQDPVLQSQRDIVPDPDTLFASGGNVTGVNGASLDPRLDLLAGRSVTVAGVPVDPAMRGTLAAYANSPAGVTDLGPYRTLQPLSDTIHSEASLASPLGKTVSGSVMLSMAAVQTRGLNGLSPALLRVPGGLGGFPFADDTLLYRYLPDSVLRQRTTSMALHAGGSLTGTVRRWSWAVTGNYDRLASRSNSETGVPLNALQAAIDAGGDPMAAIDPATAALRTRNRSRAASDTLGIKATADGPVVHLPAGDALLTVTTDYARIDSRATTSLALPDDGVGRTTRGASVNASLPLASAREGSLGFLGELQLDGMAGVSQVSDFGRLSNSNIGLNWTPFRPVQFSASVNIAQAAPAMTQLVAPVLATPNIPFFDFVTGRSTLVTTIMGGNPDLAPEKRRVTTLGIAVQPVRDKEIRFGLDYLDTRIDNQAASLGGATPAFQRVFPDLFVPTRWGSWSASICARSIWRSSGSASCGSRSISRPGWARPRPRPPRPPPPMRQRPPRRPARARSRDSCRCRRRPITGWRTG
- a CDS encoding glycosyltransferase; translated protein: MRVLTFLHSFEPGGVERIALRLVRRWRETGIDAPLFLGRTDGAMAEDVGAGLDFVTPPRRWPGIAHWETIWMVLTLPRVVRAVRPDMLFCAGNTYAFVAVMLKLILGRDCPPVVAKISNNLDRTDASRLYRAFYRIWLRIQGLAIDHFVGMEKPMRAEIVQGVRVSPARVAIIPDPALSEAQIMALREPLPAPIRSDGRRFVTIARLAPQKNLALMLRGFARGARAHDTLTLFGDGPERPALEALAVTLGIADRVDFRGYVTNPAALLGQYDMLLLSSHYEGVPAVILEGLAANIGIIATDCSRSMAALLQQGALGTLVPVGDEAAFADAIATARPHAQDARRTLHQARRFTIEHGADHYVRVMRGVLRSKRAPAPLITEPVVPTN